A genomic segment from Alteribacillus bidgolensis encodes:
- a CDS encoding BCCT family transporter, with amino-acid sequence MDKNIMDWPTFFGALLLLILIAAPLVMIPDYGEAVVTAANTFVTENFGVLYLLIGMVLFIFLLYIAFSRYGRIVLGSRGVKPEFNTLTWAAMLFAAGIGSSVLYWGTIEWAYYYTGPPFGLEAESAEAVEWATTYGIFHWGPIAWAIYCLPALPIAYFYYVRKRPVLKISEACRPVLKKYADGPVGTLVDILFMFGLLGGAGTTMALATPLIAQGVNYFTGITPNMALNTVVLVISTIIFAVSSYSGLRKGIRILSNINLWLSFVLLGFVFIAGPTVFLGNTMFNSIGRLADNFFKMSMWTEPFAGVGGVEGTGFPEAWTVFYWAWWLVYAPFVGLFVARISKGRTIREMIVGTLVYGTIGCALYFGILGNFGLYLQLSGQYAVVDVLNEQGAPAAIIGTIAQLPASNLFVAVFVILAIIFLSTTFDSGSYILASVTQKEIDDEPLRWNRLFWAFVLATPSLVLMFLGGLETLQTASIVGGFPLIFIMVMLIISFTRAIKEDMPKTFGSKYFIYRDEQE; translated from the coding sequence ATGGATAAAAATATCATGGATTGGCCAACGTTTTTTGGGGCTTTGCTTTTATTAATTTTAATCGCAGCTCCGCTCGTCATGATTCCTGACTATGGAGAAGCAGTGGTAACAGCGGCTAACACGTTCGTAACAGAAAACTTTGGTGTTCTTTACCTATTAATCGGAATGGTTTTGTTTATTTTTTTACTTTATATTGCTTTTAGCCGCTATGGCCGGATTGTTCTCGGTAGCCGCGGGGTGAAGCCGGAGTTTAACACACTCACCTGGGCAGCGATGCTTTTTGCAGCTGGAATTGGTTCAAGTGTTCTGTATTGGGGAACGATTGAGTGGGCGTACTACTATACTGGACCTCCATTTGGGCTGGAAGCAGAATCAGCAGAAGCAGTGGAATGGGCAACAACCTACGGGATTTTTCATTGGGGGCCGATTGCTTGGGCGATCTATTGTTTACCAGCCCTGCCGATTGCTTATTTTTATTACGTGCGTAAACGGCCGGTTTTAAAAATTAGTGAAGCATGCCGTCCGGTTTTGAAAAAATATGCAGATGGCCCAGTCGGAACACTAGTCGATATCTTATTTATGTTTGGTCTGCTCGGCGGTGCCGGTACGACGATGGCTCTTGCTACTCCGCTGATTGCACAAGGAGTAAATTATTTCACCGGAATAACACCAAACATGGCCTTAAATACGGTAGTGCTCGTTATAAGTACGATTATTTTTGCTGTAAGTTCTTATAGTGGACTGCGTAAAGGTATTCGTATTTTAAGTAACATTAACCTTTGGCTTTCTTTTGTGTTATTAGGCTTTGTTTTTATTGCCGGGCCGACTGTTTTTCTCGGAAATACGATGTTTAACAGCATTGGAAGATTGGCTGATAACTTCTTTAAAATGAGCATGTGGACCGAGCCTTTTGCAGGTGTCGGCGGAGTTGAAGGAACAGGGTTTCCAGAAGCCTGGACCGTTTTCTACTGGGCTTGGTGGCTTGTGTATGCCCCGTTTGTCGGATTGTTCGTCGCACGGATTTCGAAAGGACGTACGATTCGTGAAATGATTGTCGGAACGCTTGTTTACGGCACAATCGGTTGTGCCCTGTATTTCGGAATTCTAGGCAACTTCGGGCTTTATTTACAGTTAAGCGGACAATATGCTGTCGTTGATGTATTAAACGAACAAGGCGCGCCAGCTGCAATTATTGGAACGATTGCCCAGCTGCCGGCAAGCAATTTGTTTGTTGCGGTATTTGTTATTTTAGCGATCATCTTCTTGTCCACCACATTCGATTCTGGTTCCTACATTTTAGCATCTGTGACACAAAAAGAAATTGATGACGAACCATTGCGTTGGAATCGTTTGTTTTGGGCGTTTGTACTTGCCACACCATCGCTTGTGCTTATGTTTCTTGGTGGTCTTGAAACGCTGCAAACAGCCAGCATTGTCGGCGGCTTTCCTTTGATTTTTATTATGGTGATGCTGATTATTTCATTTACACGAGCTATTAAAGAAGACATGCCAAAAACATTTGGAAGCAAATATTTTATTTACCGGGATGAGCAGGAATAA
- a CDS encoding TRAP transporter large permease — MTLLLMFGLLFLFLVLRMPVAFAIGVSSIATLFITTDVTLAQVMPRIVNTLNSFTFLAIPFFMLAGSIMEHGGISNRLVRFANSLLGHIKGGLGHATIFTSTTFAGISGSASADTSAVGSVMIPSMIRRGYPRGYAAALTACAGAIGPIIPPSIIMIIYGSLTGLSISKLFLAGALPGLVMAAGLLVINYAGAVKHNLPYEERATLKEVWQSFLSAFWALLAPIIILGGILFGIFTATEASVVAVVYSLIVSIFIYKELKLKDLYKVLVQSTHTSVMVLFIAATASIFGWILANEQIPLQISAWLNDFTGNPYLLMLLIVIILLIIGCVIETIAATIIFIPVLSVIAETAGFDPFHFATVVAITLIVGGVTPPVGVLLFITNGIAKANFKETLRYLWPFFMLIVLVIIFVAYFPDVSTLLPSLID, encoded by the coding sequence ATGACTTTATTGTTAATGTTCGGGCTGCTGTTTTTATTTCTCGTTTTAAGAATGCCTGTTGCATTTGCCATTGGAGTTTCCTCTATTGCTACCCTTTTTATTACAACGGATGTGACGCTTGCTCAAGTGATGCCGCGTATTGTAAATACGTTAAACAGTTTCACTTTTTTAGCCATACCTTTCTTCATGTTAGCTGGTTCCATAATGGAACATGGGGGTATATCTAACCGTCTTGTGCGCTTTGCTAATAGTTTACTAGGTCATATTAAAGGCGGTCTCGGGCATGCTACTATCTTTACAAGCACTACGTTTGCAGGGATTTCGGGTTCAGCTTCTGCTGATACATCAGCAGTTGGTTCCGTCATGATCCCATCTATGATACGCCGCGGTTATCCTAGAGGTTATGCGGCAGCATTAACAGCATGTGCTGGAGCGATTGGACCGATCATACCTCCAAGTATCATTATGATTATTTATGGATCGTTAACAGGATTGTCTATCTCAAAGTTATTTTTGGCTGGAGCTCTTCCTGGTTTGGTCATGGCAGCAGGTCTGCTTGTCATTAACTATGCAGGAGCAGTTAAACACAACCTGCCATATGAAGAAAGGGCAACTTTAAAAGAAGTATGGCAAAGTTTTTTAAGTGCATTCTGGGCGCTGCTGGCACCTATTATTATATTAGGCGGTATCTTGTTTGGGATATTCACAGCCACCGAAGCGAGTGTGGTAGCTGTTGTTTATTCGTTAATTGTAAGCATATTTATTTATAAAGAGTTGAAGTTAAAAGACCTTTATAAAGTGCTTGTTCAATCCACTCATACAAGTGTTATGGTATTGTTTATTGCAGCCACGGCCTCGATATTCGGATGGATCTTGGCTAATGAACAAATTCCGCTGCAAATATCTGCTTGGCTTAATGATTTTACAGGTAATCCTTATTTATTGATGCTGTTGATCGTTATCATTTTATTAATTATAGGTTGTGTGATTGAAACAATTGCTGCAACAATCATCTTTATTCCAGTGTTATCTGTTATTGCAGAAACAGCAGGGTTTGATCCCTTTCACTTTGCTACCGTAGTAGCAATAACTCTTATTGTCGGCGGTGTTACACCTCCAGTAGGGGTGCTGCTGTTTATTACCAATGGGATTGCAAAGGCCAATTTTAAAGAAACTTTACGATATTTATGGCCATTTTTCATGTTAATTGTCCTTGTGATCATTTTTGTAGCTTATTTCCCAGATGTTTCAACTTTGCTGCCTAGTTTAATTGACTAA
- a CDS encoding TRAP transporter small permease, translated as MEKVFNKGVRVVLVSLFSIITLLAVLQIFTRFFGFPMSWPNEAMRFLFIWFVMLGSAYALREKKHIVVDFIGDSVPRKVTRIIDILVNVTILIFIGILIKYGFQVVEVTSIQTSSVLRISMGYVFLSVPIGGILMLLYTVLNIIDLVKEKGVSS; from the coding sequence ATGGAGAAAGTGTTTAATAAAGGCGTAAGAGTAGTTTTAGTATCGCTATTTAGTATCATAACACTTTTAGCTGTACTGCAAATATTCACCCGCTTTTTTGGGTTTCCAATGAGTTGGCCTAATGAAGCGATGAGATTTTTGTTTATTTGGTTTGTAATGCTAGGTTCCGCTTATGCATTACGAGAGAAAAAACACATTGTAGTTGATTTTATAGGTGACTCTGTTCCGAGAAAAGTGACAAGAATCATAGATATCTTAGTGAATGTGACGATCTTAATTTTTATTGGGATTTTAATTAAATATGGTTTTCAAGTCGTTGAAGTGACAAGTATCCAAACATCTTCTGTATTAAGAATTTCAATGGGATATGTATTTCTATCTGTTCCGATTGGCGGTATACTTATGCTTTTATATACAGTGTTAAACATTATTGACTTAGTTAAAGAAAAGGGGGTAAGTTCATGA
- a CDS encoding TRAP transporter substrate-binding protein yields MKKSFIFTLMLLLILALAACSSLTDESSDENETATGADSEGTEDTAAEEQDSGENANSEEEEISIRLGSHLPPSHSVIAVTEKFEDIVESQSNGRIGVNIHPSGELGGQSELIQSLQVGSLEMTINDAGVLSNFAPKVGVLDLPYTFSSYEHVHDVLDSPVAETLEEELAAVDIKSIGWVDSAFRDLLINEEISRIKGVDGMSLRVPDAPQYSRTVESWGASATSIPWGDLYNSLETGVADGFEGSAESIYSDGLHEVVEYRVPTEHIFTVLSLNISQQFYDELSSEDQTLIEEAGREAALYGRELAMERDEEYKEQLAEEGLETLDIDKEEFRESAMEFVNSYAEEEGMTDLLEQIAELE; encoded by the coding sequence ATGAAAAAAAGCTTCATTTTTACATTGATGTTGTTACTAATATTGGCTCTAGCAGCATGCAGTTCTTTAACGGATGAATCTAGTGATGAGAATGAAACAGCTACAGGGGCAGATAGTGAAGGGACAGAGGATACGGCAGCTGAGGAACAAGACAGCGGCGAAAATGCTAATAGTGAAGAAGAGGAAATAAGTATTCGTCTTGGATCTCATTTGCCGCCTTCCCACTCGGTGATTGCAGTAACAGAAAAATTTGAAGATATCGTCGAATCTCAATCAAACGGACGCATCGGTGTCAATATTCACCCATCTGGTGAATTAGGAGGACAAAGCGAACTTATTCAATCTCTGCAAGTAGGTTCATTAGAGATGACAATTAACGATGCAGGGGTCTTATCAAACTTTGCTCCAAAAGTAGGTGTTTTAGACTTACCATATACTTTCAGCAGCTATGAACATGTGCATGATGTATTGGATAGTCCCGTTGCTGAAACATTGGAAGAGGAATTGGCTGCTGTTGATATTAAATCGATTGGCTGGGTAGACTCAGCATTTCGTGATTTATTAATCAATGAAGAAATTAGTCGAATTAAAGGTGTAGATGGAATGAGTCTGCGTGTACCGGATGCACCGCAATATTCTCGTACGGTTGAATCCTGGGGAGCTTCCGCTACTTCTATACCTTGGGGAGATTTGTATAATTCTCTCGAAACGGGTGTAGCCGACGGATTTGAAGGATCAGCTGAAAGTATATATTCTGATGGTTTGCATGAAGTCGTTGAATATCGTGTTCCAACAGAGCATATCTTCACTGTTTTATCTTTGAATATCAGTCAGCAATTTTATGATGAATTATCTAGTGAGGATCAAACATTAATTGAAGAGGCTGGGCGCGAAGCTGCATTGTATGGACGTGAATTAGCGATGGAACGTGATGAAGAATATAAGGAACAACTAGCAGAAGAAGGACTGGAAACACTAGACATTGATAAAGAGGAATTTCGTGAATCTGCCATGGAATTTGTAAATAGCTATGCAGAAGAAGAAGGAATGACCGATTTATTAGAACAGATTGCTGAATTGGAGTAG
- the rhmD gene encoding L-rhamnonate dehydratase yields MGVTGHKIASIRAYVVSGGGGDYHDQAQEHWIVKQIATPMSIYPEYKKTRTSFGINALKTLVVEVEADNGEVGVGISTGGYPAAWIVMNHLDRFIVEQPVENIEKMWDQMYRGSIFYGRKGIVMNAISAIDLALWDLLGRLRQEPVYAMIGGKVREELPCYATGPRPDLAKEMGFIGGKMPLKYGPDDGEEGLRKNMEQAESMRNKVGENFWLMWDCWMSLDLPYAQKLMQKSAELDFKWVEECFNPDDYWAYRDLKKRAPNNILVTGGEHEATRYGFKMLLEFCDMDILQADVGWCGGLTELMKIGNLAESYGKYVIPHGSGIYSYHYVMTKTNSPFAEYLMMSPKADKVIPQFYPLLEGEILPKNGKVRLPDTPGFGVELNRDNNLGLVEKD; encoded by the coding sequence ATGGGAGTAACCGGACATAAGATTGCGAGTATACGAGCGTATGTGGTGAGTGGAGGTGGTGGTGACTATCACGATCAAGCCCAAGAGCATTGGATTGTAAAACAAATAGCCACTCCAATGAGTATCTATCCTGAATATAAAAAAACACGTACAAGTTTCGGTATTAATGCATTAAAAACGTTAGTGGTGGAAGTAGAAGCAGACAATGGGGAAGTAGGAGTCGGTATTTCTACTGGCGGATACCCTGCTGCTTGGATTGTTATGAATCATTTAGACCGGTTCATCGTTGAGCAGCCGGTAGAGAACATTGAAAAAATGTGGGACCAAATGTATAGAGGTTCTATCTTTTACGGCAGGAAAGGTATCGTTATGAATGCGATATCAGCGATTGATTTGGCTCTTTGGGATTTATTAGGAAGACTAAGACAAGAACCGGTTTATGCCATGATTGGCGGAAAAGTACGAGAGGAATTACCGTGTTATGCGACTGGACCCAGACCTGATTTAGCAAAGGAAATGGGCTTTATTGGCGGAAAAATGCCATTAAAATATGGACCAGATGATGGAGAAGAGGGTCTTCGAAAAAACATGGAACAAGCTGAATCCATGAGAAATAAGGTGGGAGAAAATTTTTGGCTGATGTGGGATTGCTGGATGTCATTAGATTTGCCCTATGCCCAAAAACTGATGCAAAAGTCAGCAGAACTGGATTTTAAATGGGTGGAAGAGTGTTTTAACCCCGATGATTACTGGGCGTATCGAGATTTAAAAAAACGAGCACCTAATAATATTTTAGTAACTGGAGGTGAACATGAAGCCACAAGGTATGGCTTTAAAATGCTGCTAGAGTTTTGTGACATGGACATTTTACAAGCTGATGTCGGCTGGTGCGGAGGATTAACGGAGCTGATGAAAATAGGAAATCTTGCTGAAAGCTATGGAAAATATGTTATTCCTCACGGCAGTGGTATTTATAGTTACCATTATGTAATGACAAAAACGAACAGTCCTTTTGCAGAATACCTCATGATGAGTCCAAAAGCTGACAAGGTGATTCCGCAATTCTACCCTTTATTAGAAGGGGAAATACTTCCAAAAAACGGAAAAGTGAGATTGCCTGATACACCTGGGTTTGGAGTGGAATTGAATCGAGATAATAATTTAGGACTGGTAGAAAAAGATTAG
- a CDS encoding zinc-dependent alcohol dehydrogenase gives MKVLAWNGPKQLDKEERNIPEPGEKEVLIKVDVVGICGSEIEGFLGHNSLRVPPLIMGHEFCGSVERVGQGVKQISEGSKVVVNPLINCGHCTKCRKGLENLCDHRQIVGIHRSGAFAEYVAVPESTVIEIPSSLDSHTASLAEPLACCFRAVRRALENRPLSNVLIYGAGTIGVLSAFVANILGANRIIMTDINDERLQTVKDVGIKYTLNPDKEDVEQTLPDITGPKGIDVVIDAAGFLPTRTQAADLVNSGGVIMNIGLGINETPLPINNFIRDEVTVLGSFCYSKQDFQDAVQLLVEGEIDSKGWSEVRHLHEGKQAFMDLIEGKVKNSKIFLQVNQ, from the coding sequence ATGAAAGTATTAGCATGGAATGGACCAAAACAATTAGATAAAGAAGAAAGAAATATTCCAGAACCAGGGGAAAAAGAAGTTCTTATAAAAGTTGATGTAGTCGGTATTTGTGGTTCCGAGATAGAAGGTTTTTTAGGTCATAATAGTTTAAGAGTTCCTCCATTAATTATGGGTCATGAATTTTGTGGAAGCGTAGAAAGGGTAGGACAAGGAGTTAAACAAATCTCAGAAGGATCCAAAGTAGTAGTTAATCCGCTAATAAATTGCGGCCACTGTACGAAATGCCGGAAAGGGTTAGAGAATTTATGTGATCACCGGCAAATTGTAGGAATCCATCGTTCTGGTGCTTTTGCAGAATATGTGGCGGTGCCGGAAAGTACGGTAATTGAGATTCCTAGTTCTTTGGATTCGCATACTGCATCTTTAGCAGAACCATTGGCATGCTGCTTCAGAGCGGTTAGAAGAGCATTAGAAAACCGCCCCCTTTCAAATGTTTTAATTTATGGAGCCGGTACGATTGGTGTGCTGAGTGCTTTTGTCGCTAATATTCTTGGGGCAAACCGTATTATTATGACTGACATTAATGATGAAAGGCTTCAGACAGTAAAAGATGTAGGGATTAAGTATACATTAAACCCTGATAAAGAAGATGTAGAACAAACGCTACCTGACATTACTGGACCTAAAGGAATTGATGTGGTTATTGATGCTGCCGGCTTTTTGCCAACAAGAACACAAGCTGCTGATTTGGTGAATTCCGGGGGAGTCATTATGAATATTGGGCTAGGAATCAATGAAACACCGCTGCCTATCAATAACTTTATAAGAGACGAGGTTACCGTTTTAGGGTCTTTTTGCTATTCGAAACAAGACTTTCAAGATGCTGTTCAGCTGTTAGTAGAAGGCGAGATAGATTCAAAAGGATGGTCAGAAGTGAGGCATCTGCATGAAGGCAAGCAAGCATTTATGGATTTAATTGAAGGCAAGGTGAAAAACAGTAAAATATTTCTTCAAGTAAATCAATAA
- a CDS encoding fumarylacetoacetate hydrolase family protein: MKSMHLLTFKAKNESDQVGILDKENVFSLEGLMQAYNSENAKSLEKKKDLLSIIQNDEKSLKEIKEAWEWAQKHTDKVSSFQYNIENVDVREPISNPGKVVCVGNNYMDHCIEQNVEPPKKPMIFSKWASCLIGNGDDIELPEESEQVDYEVELAVVIGKKTRNITEEEALDYVFGYTIINDVSARDIQFEDVQWVRGKSYDTFAPIGPAIVTKDEIEDPHNLGISLELNGEKLQDSNTKNLIFKIPYIISYLSKGFTFEPGDIIATGTPHGVGVFRDPQVFLKSGDRCKLEIESIGVLENKVR, encoded by the coding sequence ATGAAAAGTATGCACTTACTTACTTTTAAAGCAAAAAATGAATCAGATCAAGTTGGAATTTTGGACAAGGAGAACGTTTTCTCATTGGAAGGGTTAATGCAAGCTTATAACTCTGAGAATGCCAAAAGTTTAGAAAAGAAAAAGGATTTATTATCTATTATTCAAAATGACGAAAAAAGTCTTAAGGAAATTAAGGAAGCATGGGAATGGGCTCAGAAACATACAGACAAAGTTTCATCTTTTCAATACAACATTGAAAACGTAGATGTTAGAGAGCCTATTTCCAATCCAGGTAAAGTTGTTTGCGTAGGTAATAACTATATGGACCATTGCATTGAACAAAACGTCGAGCCTCCGAAAAAGCCTATGATTTTTTCTAAATGGGCTTCGTGCTTAATTGGAAACGGTGATGACATTGAACTGCCAGAAGAGTCAGAACAAGTTGACTATGAAGTAGAATTAGCGGTGGTTATTGGAAAAAAGACAAGAAACATAACAGAAGAAGAAGCATTGGATTATGTGTTTGGTTACACAATTATAAATGATGTGAGTGCTAGGGATATTCAATTCGAAGATGTTCAATGGGTAAGAGGAAAATCATATGACACGTTTGCTCCTATTGGACCAGCAATTGTAACAAAAGATGAAATAGAAGATCCGCATAACCTTGGTATTTCCTTAGAGTTAAACGGAGAAAAACTGCAAGATTCCAACACTAAAAATTTAATATTTAAGATTCCTTATATTATCTCGTATTTGTCAAAAGGTTTCACCTTTGAACCAGGAGATATAATTGCAACCGGTACTCCGCATGGTGTTGGTGTATTTCGTGATCCGCAGGTGTTCTTGAAATCGGGTGATAGGTGCAAGCTCGAAATCGAATCAATAGGTGTATTGGAAAATAAAGTTCGATAA
- a CDS encoding IclR family transcriptional regulator yields the protein MPKYWVPALERANIIIDLIANHPSQLRLIDISKKLEINKSSMYSLLNTLETLGWIQKDKSEKYTLGPALGSFSSAYFRQFDILETFSMKAGKAIEVVDEHIQLGKLYDAEVFYLAREEGSSPARLVTDPGMRFPAHASAIGKIQLIDHTYEELIELFPEKDLPKQTKNTVADVDELWNQLKQAKEDGYVVEEQEGSIGFCCVAAPIYNKDNQIIAGVSFTMLENNWPEKKQLAANEIMKLAKKLSTNQTL from the coding sequence ATGCCTAAATATTGGGTTCCGGCATTAGAAAGAGCAAATATTATTATTGATTTAATTGCAAATCACCCTTCTCAATTAAGACTAATTGATATTTCCAAAAAATTGGAGATTAATAAAAGCTCCATGTATTCATTACTGAACACGTTAGAAACCTTAGGGTGGATACAAAAAGACAAAAGTGAAAAGTATACATTGGGTCCTGCATTAGGCTCTTTTAGTTCAGCATATTTTAGGCAATTCGATATTTTGGAAACGTTTTCCATGAAGGCAGGAAAAGCGATTGAAGTAGTAGATGAACACATCCAATTGGGGAAACTCTATGATGCTGAAGTATTTTATTTAGCAAGAGAAGAAGGGAGTTCACCTGCTCGGTTAGTTACAGATCCGGGAATGCGGTTTCCGGCTCATGCATCTGCTATCGGAAAAATTCAATTAATCGACCACACATATGAAGAACTAATAGAACTTTTCCCAGAAAAAGATCTGCCAAAGCAAACTAAAAATACGGTGGCTGACGTAGATGAGTTGTGGAATCAGTTAAAACAAGCAAAAGAAGATGGTTATGTAGTGGAAGAACAAGAAGGATCCATAGGATTTTGTTGTGTAGCAGCGCCTATCTACAACAAAGATAATCAAATCATAGCAGGTGTCAGTTTTACGATGCTCGAAAACAATTGGCCTGAAAAGAAACAACTTGCTGCTAATGAAATTATGAAACTAGCTAAAAAATTATCAACAAATCAAACATTGTAA
- a CDS encoding MFS transporter, with amino-acid sequence MKLVLIMIISCFNVLSLMGTRPTVSLFAYDLGASATHIGLITSLFSFFPLLFAIRLGKKIDYLHSKLALIIGGYLGVAGIALPGIFPNIYSLYASQIIAGSAQTIFILAAQDYVGRISSNKNRSKNVSWFSLGVGVGMFLGPLTSGFAADLTNYQMAFLMLAGVGLIGSIIISFIPDEPPIERDKNANGIENSSNSFMKLLHIPSLRLALIFSALVLFSRDLYMTFFPLLGVQFEYSDSVIGTFIAINGLAGVIIRFYLSRLITILGSTKLLTVTMLLMIVALVGLPFSPSLVVTGILVFFLGVGLGIGAPLSITLTLESTIQGRSAETLGLRLTVNRMTQVATPLLLGAVASAMGLVSMFIISACTISLGLGAAFKASKDPNGSGDNNEEVNDN; translated from the coding sequence TTGAAACTTGTTTTAATTATGATCATATCCTGCTTTAACGTTTTATCACTAATGGGGACCCGCCCCACCGTTTCGTTATTTGCCTATGATCTTGGGGCGAGCGCTACGCATATTGGGTTGATAACAAGTTTATTTTCCTTTTTTCCTCTTTTATTTGCAATTCGTCTTGGGAAAAAAATAGACTACCTTCATTCAAAACTGGCACTTATTATCGGCGGGTACTTAGGTGTGGCAGGCATCGCACTGCCTGGGATTTTTCCAAATATCTACAGCTTATATGCATCCCAAATTATAGCCGGATCCGCCCAAACGATATTCATATTAGCTGCGCAAGATTATGTAGGAAGAATATCCAGTAATAAAAACCGAAGTAAAAATGTTTCGTGGTTTAGTTTAGGCGTTGGGGTCGGTATGTTTCTTGGGCCGCTTACGAGTGGGTTCGCTGCTGATCTAACAAACTATCAAATGGCCTTTCTCATGTTAGCGGGAGTGGGTTTAATCGGCAGTATCATCATTTCTTTCATCCCTGATGAACCTCCAATAGAAAGGGACAAAAACGCAAATGGCATAGAAAATAGCTCCAATTCCTTTATGAAATTATTACATATCCCGAGCTTGCGGCTAGCGTTGATATTCAGTGCTCTCGTCTTATTTTCCAGGGATTTATACATGACATTTTTTCCGTTATTAGGTGTTCAATTTGAATATAGTGATTCTGTCATAGGCACCTTTATCGCCATTAATGGTTTAGCGGGGGTCATCATTCGATTTTATCTTTCTCGTTTAATAACCATTTTAGGAAGCACGAAACTACTGACCGTAACCATGTTATTAATGATCGTTGCTTTGGTTGGCCTGCCATTTTCTCCCTCCCTTGTCGTAACAGGCATTTTGGTATTTTTCCTAGGTGTTGGTCTTGGAATAGGCGCTCCTTTATCCATTACGCTAACCCTTGAATCAACGATACAGGGACGTTCAGCAGAAACATTAGGGCTCAGGCTGACCGTGAACCGGATGACACAAGTAGCTACACCGCTTTTGCTGGGTGCAGTGGCGAGCGCTATGGGCTTAGTTAGTATGTTTATTATTAGTGCATGTACGATTTCGTTAGGTTTAGGGGCGGCTTTTAAAGCAAGTAAAGATCCGAATGGAAGTGGAGATAATAATGAAGAAGTTAATGATAACTAA
- a CDS encoding shikimate kinase, whose translation MENVPSLRERNIALIGFMGVGKTTIGERLSKKLYRDFVDIDKVIEEKYGMEVSEIFRTKGEEEFRRIEREISIDYCKNKRLKILSLGGGAYTQDEIREACMEYCIVISLDLTWDSWKDRLSLIIDNRPVLHNKSMEEIEELFQKRQSTYNLNSFQVKTDSMNEEEVADEIVSLLKLGWEWYQPYIVD comes from the coding sequence ATGGAAAATGTACCTTCGCTAAGAGAAAGAAACATTGCTCTTATTGGATTTATGGGAGTAGGGAAAACGACCATTGGAGAACGATTGTCTAAAAAGCTGTACCGCGATTTTGTAGATATCGATAAGGTGATTGAAGAAAAATACGGGATGGAAGTTTCGGAGATCTTCCGCACCAAGGGGGAAGAAGAATTTCGCCGAATTGAACGGGAAATTTCCATCGACTACTGTAAAAACAAACGCCTAAAGATTCTTTCTCTTGGCGGCGGGGCATATACCCAAGACGAAATCAGAGAAGCATGCATGGAGTATTGCATTGTGATTTCGCTCGATCTTACGTGGGACTCCTGGAAAGACCGGTTAAGCTTGATTATTGATAACCGTCCTGTTCTTCATAATAAATCGATGGAAGAAATAGAAGAGCTTTTTCAAAAGCGGCAGAGCACCTATAATCTAAACAGCTTTCAAGTAAAAACCGATTCCATGAACGAAGAAGAGGTTGCAGATGAAATCGTCAGCCTGCTGAAGCTCGGCTGGGAATGGTATCAGCCGTATATTGTTGACTGA